The following are encoded in a window of Paenibacillus polymyxa genomic DNA:
- a CDS encoding glycoside hydrolase family 32 protein: MILAAEKDQEICITGRHIGPNFIQHTPHDTQPDFGSMHWGHAVSEDLVHWEELPPAIPRGEDGAIFSGSAVVDKNNTSGFFSEEGSGLVAIYTNEGNVAQPGKPQVQSIAYSRDKGRTWIKYEGNPVLFPTKTLDFRDPKVFWYEESSMWVMVLAVRDRVDFYTSSNLKEWSFASDFGSDIPGIHREIFECPEVFKIQVDEDPNITKWVLLLSVGDRNGVNPNDSEPPAGGSGMMYFIGNFDGKVFTRDETLESFDTIKWIDYGSDFYAAVTWDGIPKEDGRKIWVGWMNNWRYASTLPSKEWRGHMSIPREIQLKTYPEGIRLIQVPIRELSQLRRPIMSLQDLTIKPGSNVLSDISTAKAELLRNLKSVLPWNSGSRCVPLLLRRQPSDMMS, from the coding sequence ATGATATTAGCAGCAGAAAAGGATCAGGAAATCTGTATTACAGGGAGACATATAGGCCCCAATTTCATTCAACATACCCCACATGATACACAGCCTGACTTCGGCAGCATGCATTGGGGGCATGCGGTAAGTGAGGATTTGGTGCATTGGGAGGAACTTCCACCAGCCATCCCGCGGGGGGAAGACGGAGCGATCTTTTCGGGAAGTGCAGTGGTTGATAAGAACAACACAAGCGGTTTCTTCAGCGAAGAAGGATCAGGATTAGTTGCAATTTATACGAATGAGGGCAACGTGGCTCAGCCCGGCAAACCACAGGTGCAGAGCATCGCTTACAGCAGGGATAAAGGTCGAACTTGGATAAAATATGAAGGTAACCCTGTTTTGTTCCCAACGAAAACGCTAGACTTTCGTGATCCGAAGGTGTTTTGGTATGAAGAATCGTCAATGTGGGTTATGGTTCTTGCCGTAAGAGACCGCGTCGACTTTTACACGTCTTCGAATCTGAAGGAATGGTCTTTTGCAAGCGATTTCGGTTCCGATATTCCGGGTATCCATCGAGAGATATTTGAATGTCCTGAGGTATTTAAAATCCAAGTGGATGAGGATCCCAATATCACTAAGTGGGTTCTGTTGCTAAGTGTCGGGGATAGAAATGGTGTGAATCCAAACGATTCAGAACCACCAGCAGGCGGTTCTGGCATGATGTATTTTATAGGCAACTTTGACGGTAAGGTATTTACAAGGGATGAAACGTTGGAATCATTCGATACGATCAAATGGATAGATTACGGGTCTGACTTTTACGCGGCCGTGACATGGGATGGTATTCCGAAAGAAGACGGACGAAAGATCTGGGTCGGCTGGATGAACAACTGGCGTTATGCCTCTACCCTTCCTTCAAAGGAATGGCGTGGCCACATGTCAATCCCCCGAGAGATTCAGCTTAAGACATATCCGGAAGGAATTCGCTTAATCCAAGTACCTATAAGAGAGTTAAGTCAACTCAGAAGACCGATTATGTCTCTGCAAGACTTAACGATTAAGCCAGGTAGCAACGTCTTATCTGATATTTCTACTGCAAAGGCCGAATTATTGCGGAATTTGAAATCGGTACTGCCGTGGAATTCGGGTTCAAGGTGCGTTCCTCTTCTACTCAGGAGACAACCATCGGATATGATGTCTTGA
- a CDS encoding GH32 C-terminal domain-containing protein encodes MRSSSTQETTIGYDVLNEELFVDGTKSNAIDFHPDFAAKHQAPMKPERITLSIYVDWSSVEVFGNKGKTIVSDMIFPDLESRGLELYTLGGELKVVSLQINDLVSIWENETV; translated from the coding sequence GTGCGTTCCTCTTCTACTCAGGAGACAACCATCGGATATGATGTCTTGAATGAGGAGCTGTTTGTCGATGGGACGAAGTCAAACGCAATTGATTTCCATCCTGATTTTGCTGCAAAGCACCAAGCCCCCATGAAGCCAGAGCGGATAACCTTGAGCATTTACGTTGATTGGTCTAGTGTCGAGGTCTTCGGCAATAAAGGAAAAACAATCGTTTCAGACATGATTTTCCCGGACTTGGAAAGTAGAGGACTAGAACTCTATACCCTTGGCGGAGAACTAAAGGTCGTGTCGCTTCAAATCAATGATCTGGTAAGCATCTGGGAAAATGAGACGGTTTAG
- a CDS encoding methyltransferase domain-containing protein — translation MKTTWPLSGITLVCTECKSDLYEADNCLICETCGLEYAWKEGLASMLIDRPVAEKLAEGAAQKEAIIGMFDSINRSLEEKRLSRFSTFINWGYASDNELPGGPQGINHSSIQLLREIIGGLDVSGKDILEIGCGRGGNVSELCKNYGTGSVVGIDLTPSNIQFCQRNNRYEQAYYCIGDAEQLPVKTESCDIVLNIESSHLYPHIELFFTETYRVLKPGGTFLYADIMSASDVPRYEEQWQRLGFHTSLIRDITGNVLQSGDDALDTRLHALEGSLEGEDRVWEWLEAPGTQNHTDMVAGRRVFKIVHLVKMPPAPKESLAMVEGGAAVSNA, via the coding sequence ATGAAAACGACTTGGCCTTTGTCCGGTATTACCCTGGTATGCACTGAATGCAAGAGTGATCTTTATGAGGCGGACAACTGTTTGATCTGCGAGACCTGCGGCCTCGAATACGCCTGGAAAGAGGGCCTCGCAAGTATGTTAATTGACCGTCCTGTAGCGGAGAAGCTTGCCGAAGGCGCGGCGCAAAAGGAAGCGATCATCGGCATGTTTGACTCTATTAACCGGTCGCTTGAGGAGAAAAGACTGTCCAGATTTTCCACCTTTATTAACTGGGGTTATGCATCCGATAACGAACTACCGGGCGGCCCTCAAGGTATTAACCACAGCAGTATCCAGCTGCTTCGCGAAATTATTGGCGGCCTGGATGTTTCAGGCAAGGATATCCTGGAAATCGGTTGTGGACGGGGAGGCAACGTGAGCGAGCTATGCAAAAACTATGGGACCGGCAGCGTGGTCGGCATTGATCTGACACCGTCCAATATTCAATTTTGCCAAAGGAATAACCGATATGAGCAGGCTTACTATTGTATTGGCGACGCGGAGCAGCTGCCTGTTAAAACGGAAAGCTGCGACATTGTGCTGAACATCGAGTCCTCGCATTTGTACCCTCATATTGAGCTGTTCTTTACGGAGACCTACCGTGTATTAAAGCCAGGTGGGACATTTTTGTATGCGGATATTATGAGCGCTTCCGACGTGCCGCGCTATGAAGAGCAGTGGCAAAGACTAGGCTTTCACACCTCGTTGATCCGGGATATTACAGGCAATGTATTACAATCGGGAGACGATGCTCTGGATACCCGCCTGCATGCGCTTGAAGGCTCCTTAGAAGGGGAAGATCGAGTATGGGAATGGCTGGAGGCACCCGGCACGCAAAATCATACCGATATGGTCGCAGGTAGAAGAGTATTCAAAATTGTCCATTTGGTGAAGATGCCTCCGGCACCGAAGGAGAGCCTAGCCATGGTTGAAGGAGGAGCAGCGGTGAGTAATGCTTGA
- a CDS encoding IS3 family transposase (programmed frameshift) produces the protein MKKIGRVFTEKEIKVLESNPSVLRVSENITYSPAFKIAAVQANQAGHIPMEIFVQTGFYLELIGQETPKRCLERWWKTYASSGEAGLLEERKGKGSSKRPVSRELSAEEKLRLAEARIKLLEAENELLKKARSARKAQRHNELLASSERFQLINQVVRKHGLKRVICYLCKLAEVSTSGYYRWCAAEEHRQLREAADERDFLLLKAHFDALRGMVGALVIKMRLERLHGIVMNHKKIRRFMRKFRLVAVIRQANPYRKMAKATQEHRTCPNLLKRRFDRGEPEMVLLTDITYMHYGNGQRAYLSCVKDGATKEILAHYLSSSFELSLVQRTLKRLFNRLEVHPEAIFHSDQGFHYTHPEVRSIIAKAGFKQSMSRKGNCWNNASMETFFGHMKDELEFKDCLSLQELRVRVNEYITYYNTERFQWTLKKMTPDD, from the exons ATGAAGAAAATCGGACGGGTTTTTACGGAGAAAGAGATCAAGGTACTGGAGTCGAATCCATCCGTTCTTCGCGTATCAGAGAATATCACGTATTCCCCTGCCTTTAAGATTGCGGCTGTACAGGCCAATCAAGCGGGGCATATACCCATGGAAATCTTCGTACAGACAGGATTTTACTTGGAACTGATCGGACAGGAGACGCCAAAAAGATGTCTGGAGCGTTGGTGGAAAACATATGCTTCTTCAGGTGAAGCTGGGCTGCTGGAAGAGCGCA AGGGGAAGGGAAGCTCAAAAAGACCGGTTAGTCGTGAGCTATCGGCTGAGGAAAAGCTCCGTCTTGCCGAGGCTCGTATCAAGCTTTTGGAAGCCGAGAATGAACTCTTAAAAAAAGCTAGAAGCGCTCGAAAGGCACAAAGACACAATGAATTACTAGCGTCTTCCGAGCGCTTTCAGCTCATCAATCAGGTTGTTCGTAAACATGGACTGAAACGCGTGATTTGCTATCTTTGTAAGCTTGCTGAGGTAAGTACAAGCGGGTATTATCGCTGGTGTGCGGCGGAAGAACACCGCCAGCTTCGAGAGGCTGCCGATGAACGAGACTTTTTACTTCTGAAGGCGCACTTTGATGCACTTAGAGGGATGGTTGGCGCGCTGGTCATCAAAATGAGGTTAGAACGGCTTCATGGAATCGTTATGAATCATAAGAAAATTCGCCGTTTTATGCGGAAATTCAGACTCGTTGCTGTGATTCGTCAAGCGAATCCCTACCGTAAAATGGCTAAAGCGACGCAAGAGCACCGCACCTGCCCAAACCTCCTGAAGCGTCGGTTTGACCGGGGAGAGCCTGAAATGGTATTGCTCACCGACATTACTTATATGCATTATGGAAATGGCCAACGGGCTTATTTGTCCTGTGTAAAGGATGGTGCAACAAAAGAAATTTTAGCTCACTACCTGTCCTCTTCATTTGAATTGTCTCTTGTTCAACGAACACTGAAGCGGCTGTTTAATCGTTTGGAAGTACATCCGGAGGCTATCTTTCACTCTGATCAGGGATTCCATTACACACATCCTGAAGTTCGTTCCATTATCGCTAAAGCTGGGTTTAAACAATCGATGTCACGAAAAGGAAACTGTTGGAATAATGCTTCGATGGAGACGTTCTTCGGGCATATGAAGGATGAATTAGAGTTCAAGGATTGCTTATCCCTACAAGAGCTGCGAGTTCGTGTCAACGAATACATCACCTATTACAATACCGAACGGTTCCAATGGACATTAAAAAAGATGACTCCTGATGATTGA
- a CDS encoding IS110 family transposase, which translates to MPSKLKEASGVEPVVVFKATEHYHRGLAGYLKRSGWIHYIINPLQAKRSKGTQLRKVKTDAADAWHIAEMYYRGDVKAHREWEESYSELQHLTRQHEFVTAMYVQAKLNS; encoded by the coding sequence GTGCCTAGCAAACTGAAAGAGGCAAGTGGTGTGGAGCCTGTCGTTGTCTTCAAGGCAACCGAACATTACCATCGAGGTTTGGCAGGATATCTGAAACGTAGCGGATGGATTCACTACATCATCAATCCTTTGCAAGCGAAACGATCCAAAGGCACACAACTTCGAAAAGTGAAAACCGATGCAGCAGATGCTTGGCATATTGCCGAGATGTATTACCGTGGGGATGTTAAAGCGCATCGCGAGTGGGAAGAGTCCTACAGTGAGCTTCAGCACTTGACCAGGCAGCATGAGTTTGTGACCGCTATGTACGTGCAGGCGAAGCTAAACAGCTAG
- a CDS encoding monooxygenase family protein, producing MQKGRYKAEIDGESIVFIIGMRVNRLWAINKWLPVSKAMGPIRELYMNKDLGFLGIGWRGEPVQQQHVDVRPPSSEVGAVHAYVIKDKKEVYQALKRFWPKAHRAIKDMRPIYGEVSPVNIV from the coding sequence ATTCAGAAGGGAAGATATAAGGCCGAGATCGATGGGGAGTCTATCGTATTTATTATTGGCATGCGAGTAAATCGTCTGTGGGCGATAAATAAGTGGTTACCTGTTTCCAAAGCAATGGGGCCGATTAGAGAACTATACATGAACAAAGATCTGGGGTTTCTCGGGATTGGCTGGCGAGGTGAACCAGTACAACAGCAGCACGTTGATGTCCGCCCACCATCATCTGAAGTAGGAGCAGTTCATGCATATGTTATCAAGGACAAAAAGGAAGTCTATCAAGCGCTGAAGAGGTTTTGGCCAAAAGCACACCGTGCAATAAAAGACATGCGCCCTATCTACGGAGAAGTAAGCCCCGTAAATATTGTCTAG